One window of the Deinococcus metalli genome contains the following:
- a CDS encoding LON peptidase substrate-binding domain-containing protein has translation MTVPLFPLPNLVLFPGVALPLYVFEERYRALLRDVQASGEPFGIVRVLASSQASPLPFQERVSRVGTLAHLRRAQLHDDGTSTILVVGGERFEVQDFHLDRPYLSADVRVWPLEDSGVGEEAEHADARQLLAALLRLRPDDADEIRQGAPDDPLLMASFAANVLPLDSDQREDVLRASTVIDRLELLLGMVPSSAKTLN, from the coding sequence ATGACCGTCCCCCTCTTCCCCCTGCCGAACCTGGTGCTGTTCCCGGGTGTGGCGCTGCCCCTGTACGTGTTCGAGGAACGCTACCGGGCGCTGCTGCGCGACGTGCAGGCCTCCGGGGAACCGTTCGGCATCGTGCGGGTGCTGGCGTCCTCGCAGGCGTCGCCGCTGCCCTTCCAGGAGCGCGTGTCGCGGGTGGGCACGCTGGCCCACCTGAGGCGCGCTCAGCTGCACGACGACGGCACCAGCACCATCCTGGTCGTGGGCGGTGAGCGCTTCGAGGTGCAGGACTTCCACCTCGACCGGCCGTACCTCAGCGCGGACGTGCGCGTGTGGCCGCTGGAGGACAGCGGCGTGGGCGAGGAGGCCGAGCACGCGGACGCCCGGCAGCTGCTCGCCGCGCTGCTGCGGCTGCGCCCGGACGACGCCGACGAGATCCGCCAGGGTGCCCCGGACGATCCCCTGCTGATGGCGAGCTTCGCCGCGAACGTGCTGCCCCTGGACAGCGACCAGCGCGAGGACGTGCTGCGCGCCTCCACGGTGATCGACCGGCTGGAACTGCTGCTGGGCATGGTGCCCAGTTCCGCCAAGACGCTGAACTGA